AGGATGTTTTGCGGTTCATCATTGGGCGAACTCTTGGCTTACTCAGTCATCTGAGGCGCTGTTAAATCCCGACCCCAAATCAATAAATGGATATGACTTCTATCCAAGGCAGGATTCTCCCGGCGCGGATCTATTCAATGGTGGTAGAGATATCATGCTGTTAGCGGACCGCTGCCGCAATAATCCTAAGGTAGTGGCATTCAACACCAAAGGCTTTGCTAAACACACAATTTGCGCTACCACTGACTTTCAGACCATGCTAAACGCGAAGTCTAATGAGGGCATCTACGTTAAACACAGGAACAATCCGTGGACCGAGCAATCAAATCAACCGCTGAGCATGCAGTTCGCTAATCTTACCGCGGTGGGGCCTAAACCGTTTCGGTTGTTTTTGGACGACGCAAATGATTCAACTGTGAGTCCATACATTCGTCATAACCAAGTTTGGGAACCCGTGGAAACAGCGCTGATCAATAAACTTGTTGGGTCTGGTGACACGGTACTTGATGTCGGTGCGCATATTGGCTACTTCACGGTGCTGCTGTCACAATTAGTCGGCCCGCATGGCAAGGTGTACAGCTTTGAGCCAGAGTTCGCTAATCACGCTCTACTCCATACCAATGTTTTGACAAATTGTCTGCGCAACGTAACGATCGAAAATCAAGCAATCTCTAGCCATACAGGTGTCGCTGAGCTGTATTTGTCTAGCTATAACAAAGGCGACCATAGGATTGCGTTCACGCCGGGTCGAGAGGTGCAAAAAATTAGCCGGACTACGCTTGACGAGTACTTCGGGAATGATCCGGCGCCGGTGCATTTTATTAAATGCGACACGCAAGGTCATGAGCTAGATGTATTGCGTGGGATGCGCGGCATTATCCAACACAATTTAGAGCGCTTATGTTGCTTACTCGAGTTTTCTCCGAATCTATTAAATGCAACAAATATTGATGGAACTAGCCATTTCATTGAGTTTTTTAGCCGCTACGAAGCTGAAATATATTGGATTAACGAGGAATCTGGAAATCATAAACTAGTATTTATGGATAAAGCAGCCCTGTACGACCTCGCGGGTATTATGGTGGATCACGAGGACTATGATTATTCCAATAACATGCTGGTATTTTTCAGCAAACAAGCTCGGCTCAGCTATTTTAAAAAATTAGGTTGGTGAGCCACACGCGGATCAAATACTATTGGTCATTCGAGTCGACCATTTGTTTAAAGTCTCTACTTGGCTAACGGCCTGCGCAATAACTGGCACTAGCTTTACATCAGAAGATCAAGTCGGCTAATACACGTAAATAACGGTACCAAGTAATTTATGAAAACTCAGATTCCGAAGCTTTTTCATTTTGTGTTCGGTTTAAAGGAACAGACCGAGCCCTTCCACTTGGCTTACTTTCTGTGTTTGAAATCGTGTATTGAGGTTAATAAACCCAGTGCGATTCACTTCTATTATCATCATGAACCTTACGGCGACTATTGGGAGCTAATCAAACCGCAATTGACGCTGATCGAGGTGCAGCTGGAATCCTTTGTGCAGGACAATAAGGCTTACGAAAATCATCAGGAAGGTCAGTTCATCAAGGCCGCGAAACTGGACTACGCTCACCAAACGGATTTTATTCGACTCAAAAAGTTGATTCAATACGGCGGCGTTTATGCGGATATGGACACTCTGTTTGTGAATACTATTCCAGATGAGCTATATCAGCATCCGTTTGTGATTGGCCGAGAGCAAGGCGTGACCGATACGCTGACTAAGCAACAGCGTCCATCATTGTGTAACGCTCTACTCATGGCCGAACCTAATTCCGCGTTTGCGAAAGCGTGGCTGCAAGCTAGTTACGAGTCCTTTGATGGCACTTGGAGCTCACATTCTTGTCAACAGGCGGCAACCTTAGCAGCTGAGATGCCGAATGAAGTTTACGTAGCGCCACAACGATATTTTTATAAGCACATGTGGACTCAACAAGGCATCAGTACATTGTTTGAGGGCTTAGATAACGACTTTGAACACGTTTTTAGCATGCATATGTGGAACCACTTATGGTGGGACAAGTCGCGAGTAGATTTTTCTGAGTTTCACTCAGGGCTAATTAATGAAGCAACTATACTAGCCGTTGATACTACCTATAACGTTATCGCAAGACGCTTTTTGCCGGATCAAGCATCGAGAAAAAACATAATTAGACGAATCTTAAAGCTACCAGAACATGATGAACCAACACCTATGAAAAAATCATCTTCATCTATTCTAGTTCCTGAAATCGTCGATGGTTGGGAGCTGTCGTTAGAGCAAAGCCCTACTCGCTTTTTGCAGCGAACTTCAGGTCAGTTTTTTGTCACTAATGACATTACTAATATGATTCTGGAGTATTGCGACGGCATTAATAGTGTCGAACGCATTATTCAACAGTTGCTTGAGCGCTTTCCCAATGATGGCGAAGACATCAGTAAGGACGTGCAATTAACACTGCGCGACCTGGCCCTCAATGGCGCAATTCGATTTAACCAGACCGCTAAGCAAGTAGCCGTTACACCAAGGTACTCGCCGCCTCCGGTCTCGTCTACTCAAGCCAAGTTATGCATCGGCATGGCGACTTATGACGACTACGATGGGGTTTATTTTTCAGTCCAAGCGATTCGTCTTTATCATCCGGAAGTATTGGATGACATTGAGTTTGTGGTGCTGGATAACAACCCTTCAGGAGTTTGTGCTGAAGCACTGCAGAGTTTAGGTCACTCAATGCCGAACTATCGCTATGTCCCCGGCGATAACTTTCAAGGTACATGGTCGCGATTTTCGTTGATCAATCAAACCAATGCACCGTACATATTGTGTATTGATTCTCATGTAATGATTGCGCCTGGTGCGATTAAGCAATTATTGGACTATTTTGACACGCATCCTGACACCGCTGATTTTTTACAAGGACCGTTAGTTAGTGATGACCTGGTGTCGCTGTCATCACATTTTACGCCGGGCTGGAGCGGAGGCATGTATGGTCAGTGGGCGAGCGACCCAAGGGCTGAAGACGCCGCTAACGATGCGTTTGAGATCCCGATGCAAGGACTCGGTTTATTTGCACTCAGACGCGACAATTGGCCTCAGGTTAACCCGCGTTTCAAAGGGTTCGGCGGTGAAGAAGGATATGTACAAGAGAAAATAAGACGGTCCGGCGGACGGGCTTTGTGTTTGCCATTTTTACGCTGGATACATCGTTTTAACCGTCCAATGGGGACGCGCTATGCGCTTAATTGGGAAGACCGAATCCGTAATTATCTGATTGCTCACCACGAATTAGCCACTGACCCAAACGAGACTATTGAACACTTTAAATCCCATATAGGGGCAACTGAGACAGCAAATATAGTTGCTAGAGTTGAGTCTGAAATAGCTAACCCGTTTTATTATTTTGATGCCATTTATTGCATTAATAAAGATACTGCCGTTGAGCGATGGAACCTTGCTAAGCAGCAGTTTGAGGCGCTTAACATCAGTCACCGGGTACAGCGCTTGTCAGCCATCGAAACACCGCAAAACCATCAGATAGGTCGCGCGCTTTCGTATCGAAGTATTATTCAGTTGGCGAGCATGAATAAATTTAACAACGTACTGATACTGGAGGATGACGTTGTTTTTGATTCAAACACGCTCAACAATCTAGCTCAAAGCCTAGCGCACCTAAGCAGCGTAGATTGGGACATTCTGTATTTAGGTACAGGCCTGCAAGATAATCAAGGTCACCGCGTAGCAAGCGATGAATATGCTCGCGAAGTCACACGAGACGACGAATTCTCGGCCAAGGCGCTGGTTGTCAAAGCGTCAAGCTATGAGTCAATTCTAAATGGGCTGCCTGACAATGCTGATGAAATGGCCAGATACATTAAGCTATATCAGCCGTCAATAGACCACCATCTTGCTGCCGTTGGCGCACTGAGTCAGTTTGTTGTGGAAGCATCGTTGGTCAACCAATCAGTGGCTATCGACCGCAACCACAAGTCGAGCTAATGTGGGCTTCACCGCTGAGCGAGTAAAGAA
The sequence above is a segment of the Arenicella xantha genome. Coding sequences within it:
- a CDS encoding FkbM family methyltransferase, yielding MIPKIIHQTWKTEQIPEQWKSFAESWKLHHPDWDYILWTNADGLRFVESFYPKFLPTYLAYPHDIQRADAIRYLVIHHYGGLYVDLDFECLQSFEPLLNTKQLIAGFEPQKHANQQSRPEMLCNALLASQPRSPFLQAVIDFLASNNTKGFAHDILATTGPVMLQSIYELSNKVGVDAHPAIRFYPFVNNAPELLRLAENSATSESIREELVNLGCFAVHHWANSWLTQSSEALLNPDPKSINGYDFYPRQDSPGADLFNGGRDIMLLADRCRNNPKVVAFNTKGFAKHTICATTDFQTMLNAKSNEGIYVKHRNNPWTEQSNQPLSMQFANLTAVGPKPFRLFLDDANDSTVSPYIRHNQVWEPVETALINKLVGSGDTVLDVGAHIGYFTVLLSQLVGPHGKVYSFEPEFANHALLHTNVLTNCLRNVTIENQAISSHTGVAELYLSSYNKGDHRIAFTPGREVQKISRTTLDEYFGNDPAPVHFIKCDTQGHELDVLRGMRGIIQHNLERLCCLLEFSPNLLNATNIDGTSHFIEFFSRYEAEIYWINEESGNHKLVFMDKAALYDLAGIMVDHEDYDYSNNMLVFFSKQARLSYFKKLGW
- a CDS encoding PqqD family peptide modification chaperone, translated to MKTQIPKLFHFVFGLKEQTEPFHLAYFLCLKSCIEVNKPSAIHFYYHHEPYGDYWELIKPQLTLIEVQLESFVQDNKAYENHQEGQFIKAAKLDYAHQTDFIRLKKLIQYGGVYADMDTLFVNTIPDELYQHPFVIGREQGVTDTLTKQQRPSLCNALLMAEPNSAFAKAWLQASYESFDGTWSSHSCQQAATLAAEMPNEVYVAPQRYFYKHMWTQQGISTLFEGLDNDFEHVFSMHMWNHLWWDKSRVDFSEFHSGLINEATILAVDTTYNVIARRFLPDQASRKNIIRRILKLPEHDEPTPMKKSSSSILVPEIVDGWELSLEQSPTRFLQRTSGQFFVTNDITNMILEYCDGINSVERIIQQLLERFPNDGEDISKDVQLTLRDLALNGAIRFNQTAKQVAVTPRYSPPPVSSTQAKLCIGMATYDDYDGVYFSVQAIRLYHPEVLDDIEFVVLDNNPSGVCAEALQSLGHSMPNYRYVPGDNFQGTWSRFSLINQTNAPYILCIDSHVMIAPGAIKQLLDYFDTHPDTADFLQGPLVSDDLVSLSSHFTPGWSGGMYGQWASDPRAEDAANDAFEIPMQGLGLFALRRDNWPQVNPRFKGFGGEEGYVQEKIRRSGGRALCLPFLRWIHRFNRPMGTRYALNWEDRIRNYLIAHHELATDPNETIEHFKSHIGATETANIVARVESEIANPFYYFDAIYCINKDTAVERWNLAKQQFEALNISHRVQRLSAIETPQNHQIGRALSYRSIIQLASMNKFNNVLILEDDVVFDSNTLNNLAQSLAHLSSVDWDILYLGTGLQDNQGHRVASDEYAREVTRDDEFSAKALVVKASSYESILNGLPDNADEMARYIKLYQPSIDHHLAAVGALSQFVVEASLVNQSVAIDRNHKSS